Within the Silurus meridionalis isolate SWU-2019-XX chromosome 2, ASM1480568v1, whole genome shotgun sequence genome, the region AACGGAAGACATCTTTAGCATTAGGTCTACAAGCGCCTCCTCCTGACATGTAAAGATCTACAAGCTCCTTCTCCTGACACTCAGATGTCTACAAGCTCCTCCTCCTATCATTTAAATATCTACAAGCTCCTTCTCCTGACACTCAGATGTCTACAAGCTTCCCCCCGTCATTTAAAGATCTACAAGCTCCTATTCCTCTTACTCTACTCCTCTTACTCAGAGCTCCTCCTTCTGACACTCAGATATCTACAAGCTCCTCCTTCTGAGATTCAGATGTCTACAAGCTCCTCCTTCTGAGACTCAGATGTCTGCAAGCTCCTCCTCTTACTCAGACGTCTACAAGCTCCTCCTCCCGACACTCAGACGTCTACAAGTTACTCCTCCTGACAATAAGACTTCTACAATTTCCTTCTGCTGGCACTCAGATGTCTACAAGCTCCTCCTCCAGAAATTCAGATATCTACAAACTCCTTGTCCTCCATCGATGCAGTTTGAGTTGCAGGTTTTCTCCTCACCTTGTACAGACAGGTATCGACGATCTCGTTACACACTCTCTCCAGGTCATCTGTGACCTGCAGTCTCGAGCGTACGAAGTCACACAGCTCCTCATTGGCCATCACGTCCCAGATGCCGTCGCAGGCCAGAACGATGAATTCGTCCTCAGCTTCACAGCGCTCAATGGCATAAACCTCAGGCTCGGGAGAAACAAGCTGCTCCGTGGGTCCTTTACCACTCACGCACTTGTAGTCGAAATCGCCGAGAGCTCGAGACACGGCGAGAGAGCCGTTGACGCGCTGGACAAGGACACGATGAAATAACACGATGAAATAATAAGGCTTCCAACATCAGTATAAAACACTAACACTTGTCTTGTGTGGTGTTGTGCTGAATGCGTGCTCACCTGGATCATGACGGATCCCCCTGCGTTCTGGATGCGCTGTTTTTCCAGCGGGTTGCTGGGTTTGTGGTCCTGTGTGGAGAAGTGCACGGCGCCAGCGCGGCTCAGCAGCCCCCGAGAGTCGCCGCAGTTAATTAGGAAGATGCGACGTGGCGAGATCATGGCACCCACCGCTGTCGAGCCGCTCCGGTTTCGCTCCGACATCTCCCGCATGTGCTCATCAATCTGCAGGAAGCCGGTCCTGATCCCTGATTTGACGCGCTCCACATTAGGCTCCTCCTCCCCTCCACTGCCCCCCTGAACCCCAGTACATCAGACATTCGACACTGAGCAACTGTTTCACTTGATTTTACTGTTTGCGTGCaggtgtgtctgtctgtgtgaatAAGAGAGGCTCACCTGGAAGTCACGGTTGCTGGTGATGTGCTCTAGCAGGTGTTCACAGCAGTATCGGGCGACCTGAGAACCGGCGTGTCCGTCGTACACGGCGAAGAAGGACCAGGGCTGGAGACCGTGCGGGAGGCCGATGACGGCCGTGTGAGCGTCCTCCATCTCCACACGCCAACCCTGCATGCTGCTCACACCGTAGCGCAGCCCGTTGCCCTCGCCGTGAATGTTCTGCTTCTCCATCTTCGGCTTGTCCAGGAACGCACCCATCACTCACggctcacacacacctggagtCACAGACTGAGCGCGATCAGTACTACGACTACCAAAAAGGCCTGTTTGTATCCTTCCAAATGATATTTTAAATTCATGCATTCGGCAAATTATCCCTTACTCCACCAATCTGTTTAACTGCCTATCCATCTTTCTATCTACAGGAAACACTTTACTAGACCAATCTATCCATCGATCGATCCGGTCATTTATACATCACCGATCTTCATTTCACTTTATCAACTTATTCATCCATCTACTTACATATTCCCTCAATCCTTTCATCCATCTACTGGTCTATCTATAGTACGCACATatccatcatcattatcacacacacacacacacacacacacacacacacacacacactggtcgTCCTTGTATGGCAGGGAGATtacctctggttctctctctctctctctctctctcacacacacacacacacacacacacatatatatatatatatatatatatatatatatatatatatatatatatatatatatatatatataaataaagatattaatACACACCACTTGCACTAAAAAATAGCGAGCTTTATCCACAgtttctcacacacagagaaacatagaaacacacacacttctgcagtgtgtgcagtttactgtaaataatagGCAAATGATGTATTTGGTAGTTGTTGACTGTGTGCGTGTCTGATTTCCGTAAACTATTTAATGTgttcaaaaaaatgaaaaaaaatagactGTAATCCAGTCACGTAACTCGTTTCTTTCATTGGTGtcgttttttatttccatttgattGAAATGAACGCATTACGTAATGGCCTGCGTTTTTTTCCCCCGTCCGCATTCCGACAGGTCCCGCCCCCTCGTCCCTTATTGGCTAATACAACCCCGCCCCCTGCACCGGATTGGCCAGTCTGATATACGTGCGGGTAAAGGGAGACTTTCTCAGCAAATCCCAGCATAAACAGGGGGTGTTTGTAGGAATACGGGTGGGAAACGGAATGAAAAAATGGTCAAGTGTCAAAAATAGGACGGTTTGTAACAAAttgagagctgtgtgtgttaGGAGGAGAAAATCTACACAagttaaaatctaataaaatacacTACCGAGAGTACACTAACGAGACTAGTCGTTAGCTCGTGTTAGCTAAGTGACGGCTTAAAAACTTCATAtagattttggaaaaaaaaactaaaaatatctTACCGTAAATCTAGGAAGGTGTGAAAGTCGTCAGTACTAAATGAGGGAAGTGTGGAGACAGCGGTGAGGTGAAGAGCTGAGCTCGGAGGCGGACAGGAGCGCTGAGGTAAAGTGTTCAGTCAGTGACAGCGCGGCTCTCCCCGCCGTTTATCAGCCTGCTGTGCATCCTCCAGCTTTACTTACTCACCGGAATGCGAATCTAACCCGCCGCTAAACGAGATTTCTGTATAAAACGTGGTGCTGCGCTCCCCCCGGCCTCCAGCGCGTAAACAACCCCACCAACGGCCAGCGTCAGGACCCGGATGTACAACAAACAGAGCTGCTACCCTCTCCCACTGACGTCATCACGCCGTCGGACCCGGATGTGGCCTCCTGCGCGCCAatggaatttattttaaatattcataggaaaaaacataaaattaatatataaaacataaaataaacatataaaacattacattttatgtttgttttatttgttatttaaacaaagtaaataataaacataaaataaacatacaaaatataaacatatcaaataaacatatagacaatatatatatatatatatatatatatatatatatatatatatatataaacaaaaatataaactattgtttttattcattatagatcatttatatattatgcCAGTGTTCCccaaacacatttaatattaaaaatgccTCTGTACTTTAGAATGAAATtctacttgaactaggagacccaaacctgttccagcaatgttcctgtgcacaaagccatgaagatctgctttccataggttggagtggaagatctgctatagagctccaaccctattgaacaccttgggatgaatgtgaacactgactgcaccccagaccgcctcacctcacctacatcactacctgtctttactaacaTTCTTTTATCTGAGAGAatctgcacaaatctccataagcacactccaacatctggtgaaacatcttcccagaagagtgactCTTACTATACACACCACTTCATCAAGAACAAGATCATGTTAAATCCTCGTAACTACTACTGAATATACAGTTGTGCaatcattaatacatttttcttatttattttgacGTTTATCTAAAGCGGtgcaatgtactgtatattaaatccGTTTTTTATGTAGTTGAAATCTCTTCAAAatgatttacacacaaacacacatttgttgGCTGCGCAAACAAAatcatacattatataataaattaaactgcAAGATAATTTAAACGTGTTAAtaatcaattaataataaatgatcaatagtaacaataataataataattattattattatcagtagtagtagatctgtaatgaagtatttctatCAGTTTGACCATCCtagtaaataaaagttttaaatgtgcagttaaaaaaaaattgttttacttCCGACAACACTGATGACGTATGAgctcgttgtttttttttttttttcaactatattacaagagtttttttttatttagaaaataaatgttctttttattgttgtttatacAAATCTTAACAATAAGTCCGCGAATTAAACAACAAAGACAGACAGCGGCAGGTTTTAATCCCGGAAGTCGGGTTCGGACTTTGAGTTATTCCCCCTTCCGGGCTAGGGTGTACACGCGCCGCATAGTCAGGTGTTGCGGTTGAAGGTTAGACAGGTGTTTATAGGAATCCTGTGGTGTTGTGTGAGCGGAGGCTGATGTggtgactgagtgtgtgtactagTCTGTAATgagaggaggagatggaggtgtgtgtgtgttctgtgctcTTGCTGTGTGTGGGGATTTATCTGACACTGCAGCTTCTCCGCTTCATCATCGCAGATGCAGATTTCACACTGCTGTGGGCCGCTGCAGTGGGGACAAGACCAGGTAATAATCACTGCACTTATCACTTCACTCATACCACACATCATCGCACTCATCACTCACCccactcatcaccaccaccaccactctcaTCACTCACCccactcatcaccaccaccaccactctcaTCACTCACCccactcatcaccaccaccactctcaCCACTCTCATCACTCACCccactcatcaccaccaccaccactctcaTCACTCACCccactcatcaccaccaccactctcaTCACTCACCccactcatcaccaccaccactcatcACTCACCccactcatcaccaccaccactctcaTCACTCACCccactcatcaccaccaccacccctcTCATCACTCACCccactcatcaccaccaccacccctcTCATCACTCACCccactcatcaccaccaccactctcaTCACTCACCCcactcatcatcaccaccaccaccactctcaTCACTCAcccctcatcaccaccaccactctcaTCACTCACCccactcatcaccaccaccaccaccattctcATCACTCTCccactcatcaccaccaccactcatcatcactcaccccactcatcaccaccaccactcatcactcaccaccactcaccactcatcACCACCTCCACTCACCCcactcatcatcaccaccaccactctcaTCACTCACCCCactcatcaacaccaccactctCATCACTCACCCCactcatcaacaccaccactctCCTTACTCACCccactcatcaccaccaccactctcaccactcatcatcaccacctccactCTCATCACTCACCccactcatcaccaccaccactctcaTCACTCACCccactcatcaccaccactcTCATCACTCACCCCACTCATTGCCACTTTATCACCACAACTTACTCACATACCCCACTCACCACcgtcacactcatcactcacccCACTtatcaccaccactcactcacataccCCACTCATCACTCACCccactcatcaccaccacttACTCACATACCCCACTCATTGCCACCAccacactgcattaaccatcacACTTACCACCACTCTCATACCCCACTCTATTAACCATCACTTTCATACCCCACTCCATTAACCATCACTTTCATACCCCACTCCATTAATcatcacactcaccaccactctcAGCTTTCATCATCATTTCATGTGTACCTATTAGATGGAATTAAACACTTCTACACCAGAGCAGTGGAGGGCTAAAAAGTGACTGAACAAAAACCTAATATAAAACAGGCTGGAGAGCAGAGTTGGATTAATAATGAATCCTGGGTGTTAATACGTTCTCCTCACTGCATGCTCCTGTGTGTTGCAAAACACCTTCACATCCGTCCTGTTGAGCTGGAAATCACACTGCAGTGTGTGGAGTTTAGCAACAACTGCTGGTGAATTTCTTTACACACTGTGTGGaaatagagagagggagggagagagagagggagggagagactGAAAACTGAGAACAGGTTTAACAACACACAAGCtacagaggaaaaagaaagactaACCTGAACATCAGTCATATGATGAGCTGAAATAAATAAGCATTCCTTGGATGTATATAGcatttacatatactgtataatgcgTGCACGTGTTTTCAGGAACATGATTATTTTGCAgtctatctatttgtctgtctgtctgtgtctatcaGTCTGTCTTGTGGAAAACACTTATGGCAGATCTTTAAGGGTTCCctcaagaaaaataaacagaagaactAACATGAAGAACACCTGACTTGTTATATCTCCATCCATTTACTCATCTGTATATCCCTCTGATTGTCTcggtctctgtgtgtgtgatgtaggcATGGCTCTAAAGCAGAAGGTGGTATGGATCACTGGAGCATCCAGTGGGATCGGCGAGGAGCTGGCCTATCAGCTGGCTGCTGTCGGAGCTCGACTCGTGCTGTCTGCACGACGAGAGAACGAGCTGCACAGAGTCAGGAGGAAGTGTTTGGGTAAAGATGAAGTGTTTActgattttatttcttcatatatTCTAGGTATATTCCTGATCATGAtggtgttgtttttgttattttacccTCAGAGCTGTCCTCTTTAGAAGAGAAGGATATTCTCGTTCTTCCCCTCGACTTGTTGGAGCGATCGACTCACAGAGAGAAAACCGACGCTGTTCTGCAGCAGTTTGGCCAGGTGGGGATCTAACcagtatttctattattattttacaagtgCTGATTTGTAAACGTTATGTGTTATGTTGCAGATAGACGTTCTGGTGAATAACGGTGGGCGGAGTCAGCGCTCTCTCTTCATCGACACGGACATCGATGTTTATGGCGGTCTGATGGAGCTCAACTTCCTGGGAAGCGTCTCACTCACTCAGCACGTCCTGCGGCACATGATCTGCCGCGGCGACGGAATCATAGCGACCGTTAGCAGCATCGTGGGCCTGGTGGGGGCGCCGTTGTCCACCGGATACTCGGCCAGCAAACATGCACTGCAGGTGAGAGAGGGAAAGATGCAGACATGATGGAGAGAAATAAGAGATATACGAGGTGGTACCAAAGTTTCGAGACTCTCTCTATTGACAAGAAAGTACTGCATTTACACacttaaaatagtccccttgctcagcaatacagcactctgGAATGTGTCCAGACAGTCTTCCTTTGGAAGAGTGTTAAGCAGCTTCTGCGATtcgcgctggatctccgcaGTGATGTAAAAaaggcgacctttgagctggatctctatctttgggaagagggcgaagtccgcagaagccaaatctggccagtagggtgggtgtggaggtgagatcatgttgtttccggtGAGAAACTCGAATATAAGGAGAACTTGGTGACGGTGCATTGTTGTTGTTAACGCACGTTGTAAGAACAGCACCAGCTGCACAACTCCCCATTTACACAGGACAATGACTTTTCGCTCACTGAATAATAAAAGtgggtgctccctgtgactgtgcatgcaccTTGTGCTGCCTTCTGTtagcgtgttacaaaactagtctctaaggttttgataccacctcgtatatacagtgccttgtAAAAGCAATCACACCCTGATCAATTCCTATGCAAGATATTTTCACAAAAATCATTGATTTTGAGTTCCAGTGTTTTTCAAATCAATTATTGAATGAAACTGAATGAAATTTTAGTGCACTATTGATAATTCAGTTATACGAGGTTATTGGTGAAGGGGTGTGAATACTTTTAAAGGGTAGATTGTATATCAAtacatttctgcttttttttcttccctctcaAGGGTTTCTTTAACTCCCTGAGGACCGAGCTGACAGATTACCCAAACATCACCATCAGTACCATCTGTCCCGGGCCGGTCATGTCCCAAATCGTCAACAACGCCTTCACTGAGCAAGTCAACAAAGTAACAACAAACGCACAATAATGGGGCATCTCTATTTCTTCTCATATACATCACATTCACATAACGCACAGCCTTATTGTAGCAGCGATTGTACACGTATATGTACTTATTATATTCTTACTCTCGCTGTGTGAAGTTGATGTCTGACGCTGGAGATCAGTCCCATAAGATGTCGACCGAGCGCTGCGTGCGTCTGATACTGGCCGGTCTGTCCAACCGTGTGAAGGAGATGTGGATCGCTCAGCAGCCGTTCCTGCTCTTCTTCTACTTGTGGCAGTATACGCCCACCCTCGCCTGGTACATCACCAACCTGTTCGGCAGGAAACGGGTGCAGAACTTCAAAGCTGGACTGGTAAGAGAAAAAGCATGCTACACACCTTGACACATTGTAGGTTCAGACTTCCTGCTCTTAGGAAC harbors:
- the dhrs7 gene encoding dehydrogenase/reductase SDR family member 7, with protein sequence MEVCVCSVLLLCVGIYLTLQLLRFIIADADFTLLWAAAVGTRPGMALKQKVVWITGASSGIGEELAYQLAAVGARLVLSARRENELHRVRRKCLELSSLEEKDILVLPLDLLERSTHREKTDAVLQQFGQIDVLVNNGGRSQRSLFIDTDIDVYGGLMELNFLGSVSLTQHVLRHMICRGDGIIATVSSIVGLVGAPLSTGYSASKHALQGFFNSLRTELTDYPNITISTICPGPVMSQIVNNAFTEQVNKLMSDAGDQSHKMSTERCVRLILAGLSNRVKEMWIAQQPFLLFFYLWQYTPTLAWYITNLFGRKRVQNFKAGLDADTAYFIKPKDKTK
- the ppm1aa gene encoding protein phosphatase 1A — encoded protein: MGAFLDKPKMEKQNIHGEGNGLRYGVSSMQGWRVEMEDAHTAVIGLPHGLQPWSFFAVYDGHAGSQVARYCCEHLLEHITSNRDFQGGSGGEEEPNVERVKSGIRTGFLQIDEHMREMSERNRSGSTAVGAMISPRRIFLINCGDSRGLLSRAGAVHFSTQDHKPSNPLEKQRIQNAGGSVMIQRVNGSLAVSRALGDFDYKCVSGKGPTEQLVSPEPEVYAIERCEAEDEFIVLACDGIWDVMANEELCDFVRSRLQVTDDLERVCNEIVDTCLYKGSRDNMSVVLVCFSGAPKVSPEAVKREAELDKYLENRVEEILKKQNDDGVPDLLQVMRALASESIPNLPPGGELASKRSVIEAVYNKLNPYRNEDTDSASADDVW